From the Brassica napus cultivar Da-Ae chromosome A8, Da-Ae, whole genome shotgun sequence genome, one window contains:
- the LOC106360902 gene encoding CBL-interacting serine/threonine-protein kinase 12-like → MSDLKRETSLPKERTSPPQALILGRYEMGKLLGHGTFAKVYLARNVKTNESVAIKVIDKEKVLKGGLIAHIKREISILRRVRHPNIVQLFEVMATKAKIYFVMEYVRGGELFNKVAKGRLKEDAARRYFQQLISAVTFCHARGVYHRDLKPENLLLDEKGNLKVSDFGLSAVSDQIRQDGLFHTFCGTPAYVAPEVLARRGYDAAKVDIWSCGVVLFVLMAGYLPFHDRNVMAMYKKIYRGEFRCPRWFSPELTRLMSRLLETDPEKRFTFAEVMENSWFKKGFKHVKFYVEDDKLCNVDDDDDELETASVESGRSSAVSESEIECLEPRRKVVGLPRPASLNAFDIISFSQGFDLSGLFDDDGEGSRFVSGAPVSKIISKLEEIAKVVSFTVRKKDCRVSLEGSRQGVKGPLTIAAEIFELTPSLVVVEVKKKGGDRAEYEEFCNNELKPMLQNLRADEVEEPVAVSVVDDETVNSPPVCFLPSDTE, encoded by the coding sequence ATGTCGGATCTCAAAAGAGAAACATCCCTCCCGAAGGAGAGAACCAGCCCACCACAAGCCCTAATCCTCGGCCGCTACGAAATGGGAAAGCTTCTCGGCCACGGAACCTTCGCCAAGGTCTACCTCGCGCGCAACGTCAAAACAAACGAGAGCGTGGCCATCAAAGTCATCGACAAGGAGAAAGTCCTCAAAGGCGGCTTGATCGCGCACATCAAACGCGAGATCTCCATCCTCCGCCGCGTCCGCCACCCCAACATCGTCCAGCTCTTCGAGGTCATGGCCACGAAAGCCAAGATCTACTTCGTCATGGAGTACGTCAGAGGAGGCGAGCTCTTCAACAAAGTCGCCAAAGGACGTCTCAAGGAAGACGCCGCTCGCAGGTACTTCCAGCAGCTCATCTCCGCCGTCACGTTCTGCCACGCGCGCGGCGTCTACCACCGCGACCTCAAACCGGAGAATCTGCTCTTAGACGAGAAGGGTAACCTTAAAGTCTCTGACTTTGGGCTCAGCGCGGTCTCTGATCAGATTCGGCAAGACGGGCTTTTCCACACGTTCTGCGGGACCCCTGCTTACGTGGCGCCCGAGGTTTTAGCGAGGAGAGGGTACGATGCTGCTAAGGTTGATATCTGGTCTTGTGGTGTTGTGTTGTTTGTTTTGATGGCGGGTTACCTCCCGTTTCACGATAGAAATGTTATGGCTATGTATAAGAAGATTTACAGAGGGGAGTTCAGATGTCCGAGATGGTTCTCGCCGGAGCTTACTAGGTTGATGTCTCGTCTTCTCGAGACGGATCCGGAGAAACGGTTTACTTTCGCTGAGGTTATGGAGAACTCTTGGTTCAAGAAAGGGTTTAAGCATGTGAAGTTCTATGTGGAAGATGATAAGCTTTGCAATGTTGATGACGATGACGATGAGTTGGAGACTGCTTCCGTGGAGTCAGGCCGGTCTTCTGCTGTGTCTGAATCCGAGATTGAGTGTTTGGAGCCGAGAAGGAAGGTTGTGGGGTTGCCTAGACCCGCGAGTTTGAATGCCTTCGATATTATATCGTTTTCGCAAGGTTTTGACTTGTCAGGGTTGTTTGATGATGATGGGGAAGGCTCTAGGTTTGTTTCAGGAGCTCCGGTTTCGAAGATTATATCGAAGTTGGAAGAGATTGCTAAAGTTGTGAGCTTTACCGTGAGGAAGAAGGATTGTAGGGTGAGTCTTGAAGGTTCGAGACAAGGAGTGAAAGGTCCTTTGACGATTGCAGCTGAGATATTTGAGTTGACACCGTCGTTGGTTGTTGTggaggtgaagaagaaaggaggagATAGAGCAGAGTATGAAGAGTTTTGCAACAACGAGTTGAAACCCATGTTGCAGAATCTGAGAGCTGATGAGGTTGAAGAGCCTGTGGCGGTTTCAGTGGTTGATGATGAAACCGTGAATTCTCCACCGGTTTGTTTCTTGCCTTCTGACACTGAATAG